The proteins below are encoded in one region of Oncorhynchus kisutch isolate 150728-3 linkage group LG14, Okis_V2, whole genome shotgun sequence:
- the LOC109903286 gene encoding potassium channel subfamily K member 13-like, which yields MACRRGCCFGAMNDDNARFLMLAVLIMLYLLCGAAVFSALEQPKERQAKERWAQRFENFTQKHNLTRTDLETFLRFYEEANVAGIRVDTLRPRWDFTGAFYFVGTVVSTIGFGMTTPATVSGKVFLIFYGLIGCASTILFFNLFLERIITVLAFVLKSCHGLQHQRQGVVPHDGRRETSLPGPRDRDRDILSGWKPSVYYVMLILCVAAVVISCCASAMYSAVEGWGYLDSLYFCFVAFSTIGFGDMVSSQRVAYDGNQTAYRLGNFLFILMGVCCIYSLFNVISIVIKQTLNWLLRKLGILCSRCCSAGIGKRLRPRRNAVMPSSTGHGHPRARRTVSIETDAVNESETDGGRRMSGEMISMRDLLATNKVNLALMQKQLSEAATNGIARPSVSNQNRLNGFSGGVGALGIMNNRLAETSVNR from the exons ATGGCTTGCCGGAGAGGCTGCTGCTTCGGCGCGATGAACGATGATAACGCGCGGTTTCTAATGCTAGCGGTGCTGATCATGCTGTATCTGCTGTGCGGCGCGGCGGTGTTCTCCGCGTTGGAACAACCGAAGGAGCGGCAGGCCAAAGAGCGGTGGGCGCAGCGCTTCGAGAACTTCACCCAGAAGCACAACCTCACCCGGACCGATTTGGAGACCTTTCTCCGGTTCTATGAGGAGGCGAACGTCGCCGGTATCCGCGTGGATACACTCAGACCACGCTGGGATTTTACCGGCGCTTTTTACTTCGTGGGGACCGTTGTGTCGACCATAG GATTTGGCATGACCACCCCGGCCACGGTCAGCGGCAAAGTCTTCCTCATCTTCTACGGCCTGATCGGCTGCGCCTCTACCATCCTCTTCTTCAACCTCTTCCTGGAGCGTATCATCACGGTGCTCGCCTTCGTCCTCAAGTCGTGCCACGGGCTGCAGCATCAGCGTCAGGGCGTGGTGCCCCACGATGGCCGCAGGGAGACGTCACTGCCAGGacccagagatagagacagggacatTCTGTCTGGATGGAAGCCTTCAGTGTACTATGTGATGCTGATTCTCTGTGTGGCCGCTGTGGTGATCTCCTGCTGTGCATCGGCCATGTATTCAGCGGTGGAGGGGTGGGGCTATCTGGACTCGCTGTACTTCTGTTTTGTGGCGTTCAGCACCATCGGGTTCGGGGACATGGTGAGCAGCCAGAGGGTCGCGTACGATGGGAACCAGACAGCCTACAGACTGGGGAACTTCCTGTTTATATTGATGGGCGTCTGCTGTATCTACTCGCTGTTCAACGTCATATCTATCGTCATCAAGCAG ACTCTTAACTGGCTGCTGAGGAAGCTGGGCATTCTCTGCAGCCGCTGCTGCTCCGCCGGGATCGGGAAGAGACTCCGGCCTCGCCGGAACGCCGTGATGCCCAGCAGCACTGGACACGGACACCCCCGGGCGCGGCGGACTGTCTCCATAGAAACGGACGCGGTGAACGAGAGCGAGACGGATGGAGGCCGGCGGATGTCTGGGGAGATGATCTCCATGAGGGACTTACTGGCGACCAATAAG GTGAACCTGGCACTGATGCAGAAGCAGCTGTCGGAGGCAGCAACCAATGGGATCGCTCGGCCGTCCGTCTCCAACCAAAACAGACTAAATGGATTTTCTGGAGGAGTGGGAGCGCTGGGCATCATGAACAACAGGCTGGCTGAGACCAGTGTCAACAGATGA